The following is a genomic window from Nocardioides thalensis.
AGCATGAGCTCCCACGACCGCTTCCCGACGGGGCGCAGGGCCACGAGGTCACCACGGTTGCTGATGTCCGGGGACGATCCTCGTGCCCGGGGGACCGGCTCCAGGTGCCCGTCGCTCGTCATCAGGGCGATCTCGTCGACGCCGTGCGGCGCTTGGGCCGCCACGAGTCCGGCGCGACTGACGGAGAAGGTCGACACCCCGAACGGCCCGGGGACGTCGGTGACCTGCGTGGCGTCTCCGGTGGCCAGGTCGACGCGGAAGATCTCGTAGTGCCGGGATCCGTCGGTGTTGACCTGGAGGTACAGGTGGCCCTCCGATCCGACCTTCGTCCAGTCGCCTTCGAGCCGAACCGGATCGGCCTCCGTCGTGGCCGGCCGGGCCGGCTCGTCGTCGCACCCGGCCACGCCCGCGCCCACGAGCACGAGCGCGGCCACCAGCGCGCCCCTCATCAGTCGAACGACTCGCACCGGCGGCCCAGGACCTGGAACCACTTCGTGCAGTGGGCGCTGATCTTGGTCGCGATCACCCAGGAGAGCGCACCACGCCGACGCTGCGGCAGCTCGTACAGCACGTGGACGACGTTGCCCACCCACCTGCCGGTGCCCTGGAAGGTCCAGTCGTCCGAGGAGGTGTAGTAGCCGTTCACCTGGTTGGCATCGACGTACTCGGCCGGGACGTAGAGCCGGGAGTCACTGCCGTTGGTGCCGGTGAAGCGGAGGTCGTCGTCGATCCCGACGGGTGCGGTGGCGCTGATGCTCGCGATGCCCGCCGAGAGCTGGAACCCGAGGGTGGCGTGGATGCCGCCGTCGTCGGAGACGGTCTCGCCCCAGCTGCCGCCGAGCTTGATGTCCGGCCGGTCCTTGATGGAGACCGCAGCACCCTCGAAGTTGGCGTTCCACTGGTTCTCGGTGTGCCCACCGCCGGTCGCGCAGAACTCGAACTGCTTCATCCATCGATCCTTCCTGCCCCGGGTCCGCGCGCGGTTGACCTTGTAGACGAACAGCTTCCACTGGTGGCTGAACGAGTGTCCCGCCATGTTCACCGAGCGGGGATGGAACGCGATCACCCGGGACGAGTTCTTCACGCACGCGAACGACAGCCGCCCGTCTGATCGGTCCTCCGGTGAGGGCGGTTCGGGGTGCAGCTGTGAGCTGGTGTACTCGACGTCGGTGATCTGGTGACGGCGAAGGCCGACCTTGCCGTACATCCGCATCCATTCCGACGCCCGCTGCTTCACCTTCTTCTTCCGCGGCCGCTCGGCCTCGGCGGCGGAGCTGGAGGTGACCGGGTCGGCGGCGGCGAGTGCCGCCTCCGCAGGGAGGGTGAGACAGGCCAGCAGGACGAGGATCAGAATGCGACGCATCGCTTCGCTCCTTGTGAGTGCGCCGCACCGAGCCGGCGGCGCTCCGAGATGCGAGGAGTCAAGGCGCGGGGTCCGACATTGGACAGCCCCGGTCGACGAGCCTGTGGACAACCGCCTGGGCGACCGCCCGATAGCCTCGCCCGCATGTCGATGTCACGACCGTTGGTGATGGGGGTCGTCAACGTCACGCCCGACTCCTTCAGCGACGGCGGGCTCTATCTCGACACCGAGCGCGCGATCGGCCACGGGCGTCGCCTGCTCGACGAGGGCGCCGACATCCTCGACATCGGCGGTGAGTCGACCCGGCCCGGCGCCACGCGCCCGCTGGCCGAGGAGGAGCTCGGGCGGGTGGTTCCCGTGATCACCGCGCTCGCGAAGGACGGCGCCGTGGTGTCGGTCGACACCATGCGGGCCGAGGTCGCCGCGGCCGCGCTCGACGCCGGCGCCCGGATCGTCAACGACGTCTCCGGCGGCCTGGCCGACCCGGCGATCCTCGACGTGGTCGCGGGCTCGCGGGCGACGTACGTCGCGATGCACTGGCGCGCCCACAGCGACCGGATGCAGGAGTTCACGTCGTACGACGGGCCGGTGGCGGACGTGGTGGCGCGCGAGCTGCGGGAGCGGGTTGCGGCGATCCGCGCCGCGGGTGTGCCCGACGACCGGATCGTGCTCGACCCCGGGCTCGGGTTCGCCAAGACCGGCGACCAGAACTGGGAGCTGCTCGCCGGCCTCGACGCCGTGCAGGAGCTGGGGCTGCCGGTGCTCGTCGGGGCGAGCCGCAAGCGGTTCCTGGGCACCCTGCTGGCCGGGCCCGACGGCGAGCCGCGGCCGGTCGACGAACGGGAGCTCGCCCACGCCGCGATCGTGACCGTGCTCGCCCAGCGGGGCGTGTGGGGGGTGCGCGTGCACGACGTACGAGCCACCCGTGATGTGCTGGCGGTGATCGAGCG
Proteins encoded in this region:
- the folP gene encoding dihydropteroate synthase, yielding MSMSRPLVMGVVNVTPDSFSDGGLYLDTERAIGHGRRLLDEGADILDIGGESTRPGATRPLAEEELGRVVPVITALAKDGAVVSVDTMRAEVAAAALDAGARIVNDVSGGLADPAILDVVAGSRATYVAMHWRAHSDRMQEFTSYDGPVADVVARELRERVAAIRAAGVPDDRIVLDPGLGFAKTGDQNWELLAGLDAVQELGLPVLVGASRKRFLGTLLAGPDGEPRPVDERELAHAAIVTVLAQRGVWGVRVHDVRATRDVLAVIERMEAEQ